The following is a genomic window from Nymphaea colorata isolate Beijing-Zhang1983 chromosome 3, ASM883128v2, whole genome shotgun sequence.
ATAAACGACAGAAAAGACTTGTCTTCTTTCTGATTTGTACCACAAATGAGCCAATTACATCTAATTTCCACATCTGGAAAAAAAGTAAACTGGGAGAAACGAAAGCCTTCAACTCCAAACGCGTCGTGCCGTAGGCCATCCAGGGCCTTCCTCACTAGAAACAAGCTTCCAGGACACAGCAGCAACAAAGAGCCGCAAGACTGCCATGAAAGAGTATCAGAAGCTTAGCCCCAAACAcatggaaaaaagagaaacagaaaaaagaaaaaagaaaactgccATGATGGAATCTTTTAGATGTAAAACGATCTCTCCTTTCTGTGAAACGGCAGAAACCGATTTCTTCAGAAATTACCCTCCCCCCCTTTTCTTTTGCAAAGTGAAAGAAGAACATCTCCAGTTTAATTAATCTTCCAAAATAGTGTTTCAGACTAATCATCCATGGGAAAGgatcataaaaaagaaaacagacgCATGCATGGAAGAGATTTGCAAACTTACACTCCTTCGAAACAACCAGGGCCGCTCTTCTGGGGAGGTGGAGGCTGCTGCGGGTACTGCGGTGGCGGGGCACCCGTAGGGTAACCTGCCGGCGGTGGCGGAGGGTACCCCGGCTGTGGAGGGTACCCGTACCCTGGTGCAGGGTATTGTGCCCCATAGTTTGGAGGTGCCTGATTGTAATAACTCATCTTGCAAAACTACGAGTCCCTGAAGCTTGAAGCCACGACTGCAAGCGAAAGAAGAGGATGAGCAAGGAGGAACGGGAGGTGGGTGAGGAAGAGAAGGGCGTAAATAAATACAAGAGGGACCAGTTGAAAGGTGTCGACGATGGTTCCAACTTCCAACTGGGCAATTTCCTTCACAGTTAAGGGGAGACTTGCTCATCTCGCCAAGTCAACGACACAGCGTGTATATATGATCCAATCGTTGGCGCCGGACTGGCAGTTTCCACTTCGCGGGAAAGCCGCGTGGACCCAGTTCAACTGAACCGGGTCTAGCACaataattcttttcttttatgaacCAGTGCCTTCAACAAAACCCGTCTTATCGGGACTTCAATGCATCGTTTTTAGGAATGTCAAGGATTCAATTTCAATTAGATATAACCTTTATTTTACGtgatttcacatttttttcagttcGTAGCATCAGAATGAATGcgaaagaacaaaagattagCGTATATCCATATTCGATTTAGACTCACCATTCAAATCCAACTTTCGTTTTTTCacattcgaatctgaatccaatttatAAATGCACATCGAATCTAAATGTTATAGTATGTTATGTTAAGAACttactttcaaaatgtatgggtATTGGGCATTTATGTAAAAGTGAATCCAATGCTGAATTCGCTCTTGAATCTAGTCAAGTGTTTATTTGAAAGCGAATCTCAAATCTGgtttgatgtcatttcttaaatatgaattcATTCCTATGTATTAatcgaatattaattttttattcatattatcAATTTGGTATACATCCATTCTAAATTAAATCGGTTAGCATCCCAttgtttcattttatatttttattcaaCATTTTAATTACGAGATCTTTTGGGCAGATTTTTTTAGTGAACAACTATGACGAAGCCTCGTGAGGACCACACAAGGGAAgtttgagatatatatatatatatatatatatatatttatttatttatttatttgttgaagTCTTTTTagactctttctttctttgacatttCTTCATGCAATAGTTTCTTCCCAGAGCTCTCTCGGGACCACTCTTCTTGGCTTCTCCCGAGAGTGTCGTTTATTCACAATATGGACCGCTTTCGTCTAGGGAGACGGACTCCATTGAATGATGTTTGAACGCGTCCCCAGGGAAGAAGTTTCGTTGGAATTAGTTTGCCAGCAAACAATCAAATAATTGATGCGTGGAATGGATCTACCCGACCAATGTATGGTTCCCACTTCATATTCTTGTTTTATTGGAATGGATTTATGAAATCCACAtggtttcacattttttatccAGTCATTGGATTGGTATTTTCAAACAAAGTTTGAGTTTGGTAAGTATAATTTTGCATATAGACTAAATGTAAGCCATGAACAAGACATTTTAAAGGAGGACACGACCCGGTCCAGCCATCGCTGTTTCAATTTGGGGGCGTTCCatagatccaaatccatctGAGATCTGTGCTGAGAAAGATCCAAATCTTTGTattagatttaaaatccaagggagggggggggggggtgttcCGAAATCTACAGTTTCAAATATATCGAATCACCTCGGATCGAATCGGATCTTAGTCaaaaacatacttttttttttaatttttcacatttttgtatCTTCATGTTTGCTGGacgaaagatgaaaatgagattttagTCTCTCACACCTAACTACGTCACGTCTTACGTCCtcataacttgaaaatatgtaaaaCCTCAATCGGACATTCAGTTTGGAACCCGTTCGTGACTCTTCCTGATGAAGgcagttggatttggattgacatAAGATTTAGATCCTAACATCACCTGATGAGACCT
Proteins encoded in this region:
- the LOC116250365 gene encoding uncharacterized protein LOC116250365, which encodes MSKSPLNCEGNCPVGSWNHRRHLSTGPSCIYLRPSLPHPPPVPPCSSSSFACSRGFKLQGLVVLQDELLQSGTSKLWGTIPCTRVRVPSTAGVPSATAGRLPYGCPATAVPAAASTSPEERPWLFRRSSCGSLLLLCPGSLFLVRKALDGLRHDAFGVEGFRFSQFTFFPDVEIRCNWLICGTNQKEDKSFLSFMGASILDKMSLQFMCVLCSVMYLWNFQIYSYTPNCINRWTETVQQCWHKKTVEI